From Pseudodesulfovibrio nedwellii:
TCCGCGCCACCCACCGGCCTGACCTCGTTTAATGGCGGGATCAATTCCTCAAGAGGCGGCCAATATTCGATTGAATTTCCATACTCGGTAACAAGCTCAGCCAACCCACCAAAATAACGGTAGATAAGCACCTTATCCACACCAGCTTCCTTGGCGATACGGTTCACGCCGAGTCTTTTGAATCCACCTTCGGCAAGCACCCTTCCTACGGCTTCGACAATCCGATGCCGAGTCTGTTCCTTATCTTTTTTTATGTGTGACATAAGGTCCTCCTGTCTCCATGTCACCACTAGTGACATAAAGGCAAAAGCGTTGTCAAACATGACAAAAAAAAGCGAATGTACTGAGTACATTCGCCCTACGAAAAGATGTTTTTTGTCAGTACATCAATTTTTAAAGTTTCTCTTTATGATAGCATCATATGTCCCATCGGCCTTGAGCGTATCAAGAGCCTTCTGCCATTTTTCAATGGTAGTATCCAGCACATCACGAGAAAAAGCGATCCATGCTGTCGAACCGGCTACTTTGGGACCAATCCGCTCAAAGGAGATTGGATCCAATCCGGCTTCACTCACCATATAAAAATATGTTCGTTCACCCATAAGGACTAGATCAACACGCCCTTGAGAGAGTTTCTTATAACTGGAATCATACGTCGGTCCGACATCCAAATTGGTAAAATTTTTCGCCGTCAACAATTGATGTGTATATCCATCTTTACGCACAGCAATACGATCAACTTGACGCGCGTCAGCAAGACTTTCAATTTTTAACTCAGTCCCTGTTCGTTTAAAAAAATAATCACCCTCTCCAAAAATCGGTCCGACCCATTTAAACAGATCCTCTCGTTCAGGAATCCGAACAATAGCAAACAGCGCCTGACGTTTTAAATTCTGCGTCTGAGTATATGCCCTCATCCAGGGAGCTATTTGAATTGAATTGGTATCACCTATCATGACTTGAATAGCCCGCACGACTTCAGGAGCAACACCACTCAATTCACCATCCACCTCATAGGCAAGTGGCGGGTAAATAATCACCTGCATATTAATGCTCTCTGCAAAAACATACGATGAAGATAGAAGAAAAATAAATAATACAATCAAAATCTTAGGCACAAAATATTCTCCATGAAAAGTATCCACCCACAATATCCGATAACAATAATTGAGTCTATTTATTTTAAGTTTTTACAGGTGAACACATGAACATTTATTCATTTATCCAGACAACGTTGTATTACTAAAACAAAAAAAGGATCCCGACTGATGTCGGAACCCTTTATCGGTTACTATCCTGTAAAGCTTTATACTATCCACTCTTCAAGTTTTTCCTCGAACATGCCCTTGATTTCAGCCAACCGCTCCTCTGTTTCCGCCTCAAAACGTAAAACAAGAACAGGTTGAGTATTGGAAGCGCGGAGCAACCCCCAACCATCAGGGAATATGGCACGAACACCATCGATATCGATGGCCTCAAACTTGGCACTAAAATACTCAACGGCCTTGCCAACCACCGTAGGCTTCATCGCTTCGGAACAAGCAACACGAATTTCCGGGGTGGAAAAAGTCTTGGGCCAATCGGCCAAATGATCACTCATGGTCTTGTCCGACTTGGCAACGATCTCAACGATGCGAAGCGAAGCATACGTGGCATCATCAAAACCATAATAACGATCAGCAAAAAACATGTGTCCAGACATCTCACCTGCAAACTTGGCATCAATTTCCCGCATACGGGCCTTGATCAATGAATGGCCTGTTTTCCACATGACAGCGTCACCGCCGTGAGCCTTGATATCCTCATACATCAGATGGGAACACTTGACCTCACCAATAATGGAAGCACCGGGGAAATTTTTCAAAATATCGCGCGCATAAATGGCGACCAACTGATCACCAAAAAGCAAATCACCCTTTTCCGTGACCACACCAATACGATCACCGTCGCCATCCAGCCCAATACCAAGATCTGCTTTTTCGGCCAAAACAGCCTTTTGCAAATGCACCATGTTCTTTTCGATCACTGGATCGGGATGATGATTCGGAAACGCACCGTCCGGGTCACAGAACAGACGGACAACCTCCACACCAGCCAACTCAAGGGCATCTGCGGTAATATTACCACCAGCGCCGTTGCCACCGTCCACAACGACCTTGAGAGGGCGCTTGATTGTCACGTCCGCAGCCAACTCATTGATATAACCAGGAACGATATCTTCTGTAGAAATAGTACCAACGCCTTCCGGGAAGACGCCTTTCTTCAGAACTTCGTACACATCCTGAATTTCGTCGGAATGAATAGTCGATTTGCCCTGCCATACCTTGAACCCATTATATTCAGCGGGATTATGACTAGCGGTGATCATTACGCCTGCCGTTTCGCCAAGCGTGGTAACTGCATAATAAAAAACAGGAGACGAGACCTGACCGATAGAGACAACATCCACACCCACAGCAGTCAGCCCGGCAGTTAAGGCCTTGGCATAGGCAGGGGAAGAATGACGACAATCATACCCGACAACAGCGACCTTTGATCCATTTTGCAAGAAATAAGTACCACATGCCTTACCAAGCTGCTCCACCCATTCTTCATCAAAATCCTGATCAACAATTCCGCGAATGTCATATGTTCTAAAAATTTCCCTTACGATCGGCTTCATGCTTTCTCCCGGCTGCACGGTATTTGTAAATGAGGTATATCCTACAAGACTGTTGCTTGATATCGTTGATTCTCGGTTATTTCAATGGGAATCATAACAGTCATCAGGCACAACACATGGCATATCATATATCGCAGAAAGACGCCTCCGTCCCAATCTCTTGCTGCAAACCATCAATCAAAAATCTTTTTGAAGAAAAAAAGACAAAAAAAAGGGCCTGCCGCATACGACACGCCCATGATCCCCACCGCCAAGCGGAAATATTTATTTCTCCCCAAAAACTCCTTGAATAAAATCGTCCAGTGTTTCTCCATCGGATTCACCAATAAGCCGATCAACCTCCTCTCCTTTGTTAAAAAGAAGAAAAGTAGGTGTTCCCTTCACGGCAAAACGCTCTTGTGCCGTATGCAGATAATCAGAATCATACAAAAAACACCGCACCCGGTCCTTATGGAATTGTGAGGCCTTTTCCAATATTTCAGCCTGATCGGCGTACCGCTCATTCCGCTTGAGAAATGCAACAAGCAAAGGCTCGTCACTCTTCTGCAATTCGAAATCAAAAGCTTGTGGTTCTATGGTTCTGACCATAAAAGCTTCCCCATTATAGACTACTCGCCGGAACTCCCCAATAAAACTTTGTATCTTTGGCATGGTGATTAGACCATACCAACCAAAAGCAATGAGTGCATTATATCGTCACGTTATAATGATTATAATTTGAAAAGAGTAAGAAAAACGAAACGTCAGGTATCGATGCCCCACGCCTTAAGCTTACGATACAAAGTAGCCCTATGAATACCAAGTTGCCGGGCTGTGCGGGCCTTGTTTCCAACGTTCTGCTGGAGAGCAGCCAAAATATCCTCTTTGCCGGGCTTACGAGGGACAAAATGCACAGACTGATATTCTGAAATAATTTCAGGCATCATGACAGGACTACTCTGACTATTGTCCGTCAAATCTTTACGGATATGTTTGAGAGAAACAGTTTTACCCGGAGCAAGTATACAGGCGTGTTCAAGCGCATGCCGTAATTCTCGAATATTGCCGGGCCAACTGTATCCCATAAACAAATCCATAACCTCCTGTGAAACGCCTTCAAAAGACTTTCCAAAATGTTCCGAAAACATACCAAGAAAATGATTAATCAACAGAGGGATATCAGCCTGACGATCTCTCAGAGGCGGCAACGTAACGGGCATAACATTCAAACGATAGTACAAATCTTCTCGAAACACGCCCTGCCGGACGGATTCCAACAGGTCAACATTCGTGGCGGCGAGTATACGCACATCTGCTGAATACGTCTTTGATTCCCCAACCCTTTCGTACTCTTTCTGTTCAAGAAAACGAAGCAACTTGAGCTGAAGCAAAGGAGATATATCACCTATTTCGTCCAAGAAAAGAGTACCGCCCTGAGCGGCCTGAATACGTCCGACTTTATCCCTGACCGCACCGGTAAATGCCCCGCGCACATGACCAAACAGTTCACTTTCCAGCAAACTTTCTGACAATGCCGAACAATTCACCTTAACCAAGGGCTTACCTGCACGCACACCGCCGTAATGCAGGGCTTCGGCGGCCAACTCCTTTCCTGTGCCGGACTCGCCAAGAATAAGCACAATGGAATCCAAAGACGAAAGCTGTTCCAAAAGCTGATAAATATCCTGCATGGAAGAACTACGACCAACAATTCCTCGAAACCCATGCCGCTGTTGCAATTGTTTTTCCAGATCAGCAACGTGGGATACGTCTCGAACAACCAACACAGCCCCATTATGTTGCCTGTCCTGCCCCACCAACGGAGAACAATTGATTTCAACCATGCGCTCGCCAATACCCTTGATTTCCAACTCGATCTCATAACCACGCACAGGCTTATCCGTCTTGAGTACCTGCTTGAGTACGCCCACACAGGGATTACCATCGCCCTCAACCAAGTCTTCAAGGTCGAGGCCACGCATACGACCTCTATCAAAATTGAACAATGAAGCTGCCGCTCTATTTGACGCCATAATAATCAGATCATTATCCACTGTCAGAATAGCATCAGGGATAGATTTGAAGGTTGCCACCAAATTCAGACGATACTGCTCTTTTTCCTGATTAGCCCGCCCGAGGGCATTCTCAGCCAGCTTGCGATCCGTCACATCTCGTCCCACGGCCTGCACACTAAGAACTGCTTTTCTGTCATTAAACACAGCCCGATTGGTCCAATGAATCCACCGGACGTCACCGCCATGCCGTGTCAGCATAATCTCCCTGTCAAAAACAGGTTGAGCAGGATGGGCATTTTCCAACCAGTTCACAAAATACTGGCGATCAAGGGAGGCGTGATGAGCAAAGACATTCGAACCGATAGCCTCTTCCTCATCCTCCCCAAAAAAACGGGCATACGCACCGTTGACAAAATTCAATGTCCCGTCCGCTTTAAACCGACAAATCAACTCCGTCTGGTCTTCAACCACGGCCCGATACAACCTGGCTCCTTCGCGTAGGGCTTCTTCCACCACTTTGTGCCGTGAAATGTCTTGCCCAGACATAACACACACCTCACGGGCACCATTGGTATAATAACTCAGAGAAAGTTCTACAGGAAACGAAGAGCCATTCTTGCGTCGCAGATATTCATAAGAAATACGTTTTACCCCGGTCTTCATGGCATTCATGGTCTGATCTGGATGATCCACCATGGTCCGAATATCACGTCCGCACATTGCATCAGCCTCAAATCCCAGCATGCGAACAGAAGCACCATTACAATCGATGACGATGCCGGTTTCCTTGTCTATAAGAAGAATCGCGTCGGTCGCGCCTT
This genomic window contains:
- a CDS encoding substrate-binding periplasmic protein, with the translated sequence MPKILIVLFIFLLSSSYVFAESINMQVIIYPPLAYEVDGELSGVAPEVVRAIQVMIGDTNSIQIAPWMRAYTQTQNLKRQALFAIVRIPEREDLFKWVGPIFGEGDYFFKRTGTELKIESLADARQVDRIAVRKDGYTHQLLTAKNFTNLDVGPTYDSSYKKLSQGRVDLVLMGERTYFYMVSEAGLDPISFERIGPKVAGSTAWIAFSRDVLDTTIEKWQKALDTLKADGTYDAIIKRNFKN
- a CDS encoding phosphomannomutase/phosphoglucomutase, which encodes MKPIVREIFRTYDIRGIVDQDFDEEWVEQLGKACGTYFLQNGSKVAVVGYDCRHSSPAYAKALTAGLTAVGVDVVSIGQVSSPVFYYAVTTLGETAGVMITASHNPAEYNGFKVWQGKSTIHSDEIQDVYEVLKKGVFPEGVGTISTEDIVPGYINELAADVTIKRPLKVVVDGGNGAGGNITADALELAGVEVVRLFCDPDGAFPNHHPDPVIEKNMVHLQKAVLAEKADLGIGLDGDGDRIGVVTEKGDLLFGDQLVAIYARDILKNFPGASIIGEVKCSHLMYEDIKAHGGDAVMWKTGHSLIKARMREIDAKFAGEMSGHMFFADRYYGFDDATYASLRIVEIVAKSDKTMSDHLADWPKTFSTPEIRVACSEAMKPTVVGKAVEYFSAKFEAIDIDGVRAIFPDGWGLLRASNTQPVLVLRFEAETEERLAEIKGMFEEKLEEWIV
- a CDS encoding thioredoxin family protein, coding for MVRTIEPQAFDFELQKSDEPLLVAFLKRNERYADQAEILEKASQFHKDRVRCFLYDSDYLHTAQERFAVKGTPTFLLFNKGEEVDRLIGESDGETLDDFIQGVFGEK
- a CDS encoding sigma 54-interacting transcriptional regulator; translated protein: MSSTILVAEGDAAIRALIRDILVSGGYYVETASSLASASALMARQEPDVLFVSADLVFEGGCDLSDDADRLGFQVPLILLVDAAFDNPVEAVSMNRALSYLKKPVDRFQLEMLARQGVVAKKKMVKAAGHAREILRMQTIVHATLHMDDGAFFVLDEEASILDCGGLIQELVNPIEEQISGCDYLSVLPEFIAIRQAGTLSEVRATMKTVCIEEKRGGVVVESCIKPIVEDEVLTGFIVTVRDVTAKRWSESGLAAAEKQYRSVFEGATDAILLIDKETGIVIDCNGASVRMLGFEADAMCGRDIRTMVDHPDQTMNAMKTGVKRISYEYLRRKNGSSFPVELSLSYYTNGAREVCVMSGQDISRHKVVEEALREGARLYRAVVEDQTELICRFKADGTLNFVNGAYARFFGEDEEEAIGSNVFAHHASLDRQYFVNWLENAHPAQPVFDREIMLTRHGGDVRWIHWTNRAVFNDRKAVLSVQAVGRDVTDRKLAENALGRANQEKEQYRLNLVATFKSIPDAILTVDNDLIIMASNRAAASLFNFDRGRMRGLDLEDLVEGDGNPCVGVLKQVLKTDKPVRGYEIELEIKGIGERMVEINCSPLVGQDRQHNGAVLVVRDVSHVADLEKQLQQRHGFRGIVGRSSSMQDIYQLLEQLSSLDSIVLILGESGTGKELAAEALHYGGVRAGKPLVKVNCSALSESLLESELFGHVRGAFTGAVRDKVGRIQAAQGGTLFLDEIGDISPLLQLKLLRFLEQKEYERVGESKTYSADVRILAATNVDLLESVRQGVFREDLYYRLNVMPVTLPPLRDRQADIPLLINHFLGMFSEHFGKSFEGVSQEVMDLFMGYSWPGNIRELRHALEHACILAPGKTVSLKHIRKDLTDNSQSSPVMMPEIISEYQSVHFVPRKPGKEDILAALQQNVGNKARTARQLGIHRATLYRKLKAWGIDT